A window of the Deltaproteobacteria bacterium genome harbors these coding sequences:
- a CDS encoding YkgJ family cysteine cluster protein — MMDTSEIFACTLCGQCCEGFGGTLVTPFDIKAIAVFVGLDVKTFEERYCRSSGLGTVLAQGEDNRCVFFEKVCTIHPVKPRMCRRWPFIPAVVREPSNWPIMAANCPGMKKDADLSLVVQIVTRELDLENG, encoded by the coding sequence TTGATGGACACTTCGGAAATATTCGCCTGCACCCTTTGCGGCCAGTGCTGCGAAGGCTTCGGCGGAACCCTTGTGACCCCCTTCGACATAAAGGCCATTGCCGTCTTTGTGGGGCTTGACGTGAAGACGTTTGAAGAGCGTTATTGCAGGTCTTCGGGCCTGGGTACGGTCCTGGCCCAGGGTGAGGACAACCGGTGCGTCTTCTTTGAAAAAGTCTGCACCATTCATCCCGTGAAACCCAGAATGTGCCGCCGCTGGCCCTTCATTCCGGCTGTTGTGCGGGAGCCGTCCAACTGGCCCATCATGGCCGCCAACTGTCCCGGAATGAAAAAGGATGCGGACCTAAGCCTCGTGGTGCAAATAGTGACCCGGGAGCTTGACCTGGAAAACGGCTGA